CGCCAGGTTCTGGCGGGGCCCGGTCCGCTACACCGGGCTCAGCCACTCGAAGATCTTGGTAGTGGATGACGACACGGGCTTCGTCGGCGGCTTCAACATCGGTGATGAGTTCGCCCGCGAATGGCGTGACACCCACGTCCGCGAAGTCGGCCCTGCCGTGTGGGGTCTCCGGCAGGCCTTCGCGAACGCGTGGAACGAGGGGCACGCCCTCGAGGCCCGCATTGACTGGATACCGCCGCAGTCCTGGAACCCGAAGGTGGCCGTGGCCTCCAACCTGCCCGTGCAGCTGGTCTACCCCATCCGGCACATGTACCTGACTGCGATCGAACGGGCGCAGGACATGATCTGGCTCACCACCCCTTATTTTGTGCCGGACCAGCAGGTGCTCAAGCCGCTCATCCACGCAGCCGAGCGCGGCGTGGACGTGCGGATCATGCTGCCCAAAGAGTCCAACCACGTCGTCGCAGACTGGGTCACCCGGGGCTTCTACCGGGACATGCTTGAGGCGGGCGTGAAGGTCCTGCTCTACACCCCGGCGATGATCCACTCCAAGACCGCGACCATCGACGGCATCTGGTCCACGGTCGGCACCGCCAACATCGACCGGCTCTCCCTGGGCCTGAACTACGAGACCAATTTGGAAATCATCGACGCCGGCTTCGCCGCTGAGATGGAGAAGGTCTTTGAGGCCGACGCCGAGCACTGCGAGCTGCTCACCGCCTCCGACTGGCACCGCCGCCCCCATTCAGTGCGCGCCGTGGAGACCGCCCTCATCCCACTGCGCGGCATCCTCTGA
The sequence above is drawn from the Nesterenkonia populi genome and encodes:
- a CDS encoding phospholipase D-like domain-containing protein, whose translation is MAVKVLKAAAVGAGALAGAQAAIVGGVMVWDKVRQKERGRRQPPNPGIFGAEVEDSQMTIYTAGDVLFEDMIAAIDGAERSVMLQAYIWQSDGTGQRVVDALNAAAARGVRVYVIYDVYANHNVPRSFFKQLDPRILVHRMFPIGARFWRGPVRYTGLSHSKILVVDDDTGFVGGFNIGDEFAREWRDTHVREVGPAVWGLRQAFANAWNEGHALEARIDWIPPQSWNPKVAVASNLPVQLVYPIRHMYLTAIERAQDMIWLTTPYFVPDQQVLKPLIHAAERGVDVRIMLPKESNHVVADWVTRGFYRDMLEAGVKVLLYTPAMIHSKTATIDGIWSTVGTANIDRLSLGLNYETNLEIIDAGFAAEMEKVFEADAEHCELLTASDWHRRPHSVRAVETALIPLRGIL